Proteins co-encoded in one Nicotiana sylvestris chromosome 7, ASM39365v2, whole genome shotgun sequence genomic window:
- the LOC104220319 gene encoding protein ZW2-like, with product MAPPGSFGNNITVGSFEAFFQGWLLRQEQFLNELIIAQNTFDESQEGVIKNLISGVLAHYQEYFEEKSRMSHRNVFNVFSPAWFTPLEKSYLWIAGFKPGLAFSLVMNSVDDLSQNQVERINRLKFETRVQEKNLMDELAKIQESVAAPPFMGLAQQFGVHLLRGDGGKIREVDENIETLRSALENVITDADKLRTRTAERVVGILNPLQSLRFLTAAAQLQLRIRMLGMQTEAERLQMQTLDGYVWLNPRVIQISRINGYI from the exons atgGCGCCACCTGGCTCATTTGGAAACAACATTACTGTTGGTTCATTTGAGGCTTTTTTTCAAGGCTGGTTATTACGCCAAGAACAATTCTTGAATGAACTTATAATAGCACAAAACACATTCGATGAATCACAAGAGGGTGTTATTAAAAACCTTATATCTGGTGTCCTAGCTCATTATCAAGAATACTTTGAAGAAAAATCAAGAATGTCTCATAGAAATGTATTCAATGTGTTTTCTCCTGCATGGTTTACTCCATTAGAAAAAAGTTACTTATGGATTGCAGGGTTTAAACCGGGTTTAGCTTTTTCCTTGGTAATGAATTCTGTAGATGATTTGAGTCAAAATCAAGTAGAGAGAATTAATAGGCTCAAATTTGAAACAAGGGTTCAAGAGAAGAATCTTATGGATGAGTTGGCGAAAATTCAAGAAAGTGTGGCAGCCCCTCCATTTATGGGACTAGCACAACAGTTCGGAGTTCATCTCCTGCGAG GGGATGGTGGAAAAATAAGAGAAGTGGATGAAAACATAGAGACACTAAGATCAGCTCTAGAAAATGTGATAACAGATGCAGATAAATTAAGGACAAGAACAGCAGAGAGGGTGGTGGGGATATTAAATCCTTTGCAGAGTTTGAGGTTTTTGACAGCTGCAGCACAACTTCAGTTGAGAATAAGGATGTTGGGAATGCAGACAGAAGCAGAGAGACTGCAAATGCAAACCTTAGATG GATATGTTTGGCTAAATCCACGCGTCATTCAAATAAGCAGGATAAATGGGTacatttaa